A single Drechmeria coniospora strain ARSEF 6962 chromosome 03, whole genome shotgun sequence DNA region contains:
- a CDS encoding hypothetical protein (Pc16g06870) has product MTCRPSLGARPLGLPCGHRPQRRSIYAHLRFRSLSTTALASRPQKETPFSALLRSEKRSPQTLTEKIVQRYAVGLPEGKLVRSGDYISLKPHHCMTHDNSWPVARKFMSMGATQVCRPQQIVMTIDHDVQNTSAANLDKYQQIEAFAARHGIDFYPAGWGIGHQIMVEEGYAWPGTMTVASDSHSTHYGGVGCLGTPVVRSDAASVWATSQTWWRCPPVARVTFTGTLQAGVTPKDVIVALCGLFGSDVLNHAVEFTGSDETMASLPVDGRLTIANMSCEWGALSGLFPIDQTLERWLRAKAAEALALDNRATQQRISQQRIDELFANPLTADDDAVYAKQLYLNLDTLLSPYVSGPNSVKVMTPLAELEARKIKVDRAYIVSCTNSRASDIAAAAKVFKDAAKANPGTTPTIADGVQFYIAAASAPEQRAAEAAGDWQVLLDAGGQPLPAGCGPCIGLGRGLLEAGEVGISASNRNFKGRMGSRDAHAYLASPEVVAASALSGTIAGPDIYPVPADWSGVDYGYGTSTEPTVKDKLVNLVQQIDWQIEQLESVADESDRMQTEILSGFPDKISGQILWLDSDNLSTDGIYPGTLTYRDDVTKDEMANACMQNYDPDFGTIACPGDILVSGYNFGTGSSREQAATAILAKQISLVVAGSFGNIFARNAINNALMNLEIPRLVERLRSHFSSTTEGKGGEGGKTTPALTRRTGWTLTWDLRRSVVEVQEGPGGATWTEKVGELPAPVQAIIAAGGLEAWTRAEVSKSSP; this is encoded by the exons ATGACCTGCAGGCCT TCTCTGGGGGCCAGACCATTAGGTCTGCCGTGCGGGCACAGGCCGCAGCGGAGGAGCATCTATGCTCACCTGCGATTCCGCTCTCTGAGCACGACCGCCCTCGCCTCTCGCCCGCAAAAGGAGACTCCTTTCTCGGCCCTCCTCCGATCCGAGAAGCGTTCACCGCAGACGTTGACGGAAAAGATCGTGCAGCGCTATGCCGTCGGCCTCCCCGAGGGAAAGCTCGTCCGGAGTGGCGACTACATCAGCTTGAAGCCTCACCACTGCATGACGCATGACAACTCATGGCCCGTCGCGCGCAAGTTCATGTCCATGGGAGCCACGCAGGTCTGCCGGCCGCAGCAGATAGTCATGACGATCGACCACGACGTGCAGAATACCAGTGCCGCGAATCTCGACAAGTACCAGCAGATTGAGGCCTTTGCCGCGCGGCACGGCATCGACTTCTATCCCGCGGGTTGGGGTATCGGGCACCAGATTATGGTGGAAGAAGGATATGCTTGGCCAGGCACCATGACGGTGGCCTCGGATAGCCACAGCACCCACTACGGCGGAGTTGGCTGCCTCGG AACTCCGGTTGTACgctccgacgccgccagTGTCTGGGCGACGTCGCAGACTTGGTGGCGCTGTCCCCCTGTTGCGCGGGTAACATTCACAGGCACCCTGCAGGCCGGCGTAACGCCCAAGGACGTAATAGTCGCCTTGTGTGGGTTGTTCGGGAGTGACGTGCTCAACCACGCAGTCGAGTTCACCGGCTCCGACGAGACCATGGCAAGCCTGCCGGTAGATGGCCGGTTAACCATAGCAAACATGTCGTGTGAATGGGGAGCGCTTTCCGGTTTATTTCCCATCGACCAGACCCTGGAGAGATGGCTACGAGCCAAGGCAGCCGAGGCGCTGGCGCTTGATAACCGGGCGACGCAGCAACGTATTTCGCAGCAAAGGATAGACGAGCTCTTCGCCAACCCTCTTACGgcagacgacgatgccgtatACGCCAAGCAGCTATATCTCAACCTCGATACCCTCCTCTCGCCATACGTCTCGGGCCCGAATTCAGTCAAGGTCATGACGCCGTTGGCCGAGCTCGAAGCGCGGAAGATCAAGGTTGACCGAGCGTA TATTGTCTCTTGCACCAACTCGCGTGCTTCGgacatcgccgccgccgccaaggtctTCAAGGAtgccgccaaggccaacCCCGGCACCACTCCCACCattgccgacggcgtccagtTCTACATcgccgcggcctcggctcCCGAGCAGCGGGcggccgaagccgccggcgactGGCAGGTcttgctcgacgccggcgggcaACCACTGCCTGCCGGATGCGGGCCTTGTATCGGGCTCGGGCGCGGactgctcgaggccggcgag GTCGGCATCAGCGCTAGCAACCGCAACTTCAAGGGACGGATGGGCTCGCGAG ACGCCCACGCGTACCTTGCAAGTCCCGAGGTCGTGGCGGCCAGCGCGCTCAGCGGCACCATCGCGGGGCCGGACATCTACCCGGTGCCGGCGGACTGGTCAGGCGTCGATTACGGCTATGGCACCAGCACTGAACCTACCGTCAAGGATAAGCTGGTCAATCTTGTCCAGCAGATAGACTGGCAGATTGAACAGCTTGAGTCAGTAGCGGATGAGTCTGATAGGATGCAAACCGAAATCCTGTCTGGTTTCCCAGATAAGATCAGTGGGCAGATTCTATGGTTAGACTCGGACAATCTGAGTACGGATGGTATCTA CCCGGGAACTCT GACCTACCGGGATGATGTCACCAAAGATGAGATGGCAAATGCTTGCATGCAGAATTACGATCCAGACTTTGGCACCATCGCATGTCCCGGTGACATCCTGGTATCGGGCTACAACTTCGGCACAGGCTCGTCACGCGAGCAGGCTGCCACAGCGATTCTAGCTAAGCAGATCTCGCTCGTAGTGGCGGGCAGTTTCGGAAACATTTTTGCGCGCAACGCCATTAATAACGCGCTCATGAACCTTGAGATACCACGCCTTGTCGAGCGCCTACGATCCCACTTTTCCTCCACGACggaagggaagggaggggagggagggaagacgacgccggcgctaACGCGCCGCACGGGCTGGACATTGACATGGGATCTTCGGCGCAGTGTCGTCGAGGTACAGGAGGGCCCGGGCGGTGCAACATGGACCGAGAAGGTCGGTGAGCTGCCGGCTCCTGTGCAGGCTATCATCGCAGCTGGTGGTCTCGAGGCGTGGACCAGGGCCGAGGTTTCCAAGTCCAGTCCGTAA